In Pomacea canaliculata isolate SZHN2017 linkage group LG12, ASM307304v1, whole genome shotgun sequence, a single genomic region encodes these proteins:
- the LOC112577287 gene encoding uncharacterized protein F54H12.2-like: MALIHPKSCESVHSGLDLFSVPPTQTAVEEGSFVEYYPLSAISSGAPIEFSINGATEDYLDLSNTFLHVRAKVTEADGSDLADGKDVAPINYWLHSLFSQVDISLNDTLITSSDNTYPYRAYLEATLNFGSDAKRGHLTAALYYRDSANHLDDTQGDANAGLKIRRDMSAKSKEIDMMGRLHADIMHQERYMLPGVDVKIRLIPSKAAFNLIAHNEDGGYRSTITHASLFVRKAKLNPAVSLAHEKALEKGTAKYPMKRVVQKTFSIPGGQLSHVQDNLFLSQSPTRIIIGLVDTAAFNGKLKANPFNFKTHNLSFVCLYMDGRQVPAKQLMPDFENQHHVRAYHGLMTATGHTGRDSGNYIEYRDFALGYTLYAFDLSPSLVDGDQFELVKSGALRLELKFSDPLANPVHVIVFGELDSMIGIDRSRQVLTDFSA, from the exons ATGGCTCTCATCCACCCTAAATCTTGCGAGAGCGTACATTCCGGACTAGACTTGTTTTCCGTCCCTCCTACGCAAACGGCTGTCGAGGAAGGTTCTTTTGTAGAGTATTACCCGCTAAGTGCCATCTCGTCAGGAGCTCCCATCGAATTTTCTATCAACGGCGCCACAGAAGACTACTTGGACCTCAGCAACACCTTTTTGCACGTCAGAGCCAAAGTCACCGAGGCTGATGGGTCAGATTTGGCCGACGGTAAAGACGTCGCTCCCATCAACTACTGGTTGCACAGTCTGTTTTCTCAAGTCGACATTAGTTTAAACGACACTCTCATCACATCTAGCGACAACACGTACCCGTACAGAGCTTACCTGGAGGCGACGCTAAACTTTGGTTCTGATGCCAAGAGAGGACATCTGACGGCTGCCCTTTACTACAGAGATTCAGCCAACCACCTAGATGATACGCAGGGAGACGCAAATGCTGGCCTCAAGATTCGGCGAGACATGAGTGCTAAAAGCAAGGAAATAGACATGATGGGTCGTCTCCACGCAGACATTATGCATCAGGAACGCTACATGCTACCAGGGGTGGACGTCAAGATCAGACTGATCCCGTCTAAAGCTGCTTTTAACTTGATAGCTCACAATGAAGACGGAGGATATCGCAGCACCATCACACACGCTTCTCTGTTTGTCCGCAAGGCCAAACTCAACCCTGCAGTGTCGCTCGCACACGAAAAGGCGTTAGAAAAGGGAACGGCCAAGTACCCCATGAAAAGGGTGGTGCAAAAGACTTTTTCTATTCCAGGAGGACAACTGTCACACGTTCAAGACAACCTGTTTCTCAGTCAATCTCCCACGCGCATCATCATCGGTCTAGTGGATACCGCCGCCTTTAATGGAAAATTGAAGGCGAACCCGTTCAACTTTAAAACACACAACCTGTCCTTTGTTTGTCTGTACATGGATGGACGTCAAGTGCCTGCCAAACAGCTGATGCCCGACTTTGAAAATCAACACCACGTCAGAGCTTATCATGGGTTGATGACGGCTACCGGTCATACAGGACGAGATTCGGGCAATTACATCGAAtacag GGACTTTGCGCTGGGCTACACCCTCTACGCGTTTGACTTGTCACCCAGTTTGGTGGACGGAGACCAGTTTGAGCTGGTCAAGAGCGGTGCGCTGCGACTGGAGCTAAAATTTAGCGACCCCTTAGCCAACCCTGTTCATGTGATTGTCTTTGGTGAACTCGACAGCATGATTGGAATTGACCGCAGTCGTCAGGTGCTGACAGATTTTTCAGCATGA